The Deinococcus wulumuqiensis R12 genome has a window encoding:
- the leuS gene encoding leucine--tRNA ligase, whose protein sequence is MTQPTKPNIVPPRAERYNPHAIEQKWQTQWQESGLYKFDENAPGEKFYALTMFPYPSGNLHIGHWYANVAPDARARWLRMRGYNVLFPMGFDSFGLPAENAAIKHGINPADWTYKNIEHMTGQFQRMGTMIDWSRQFATSDPEYYRWNQWFFIQMYKRGLAYKKGGLVNWCPKDQTVLANEQVVNGHCERCGSPVERRNLSQWYLKITDYADELLDFSHTDMPEKVRAMQTNWIGKSVGAEVTFDTPVGGETVFTTRPDTLMGATFMVLAPEHAKVAALTTDEQRGAVEAYVEAAGRKTDVERQQEGEKTGVWTGSYATHPVTGEPLPIWIADYVLVTYGTGSIMAVPAHDERDFAFAKAFGLPIKEVIRPEGAEGMGENPEAPYSGEGHIVNSSEFDGMPGGKASITAIVAKLEGRGIARAKTTYRLRDWLFARQRYWGTPIPFVHCPEHGAQPVPEDQLPVKLPKDVEFTPTGQSPLKLDAEWKATTCPVCGGPAERDTDTMDTFVDSSWYMYRYLSPDYHEGPFDPSKAGLLPVDLYTGGIEHAILHLLYSRFWTKVMRDMGLTTQHEPFAQLRNQGMILGEDGEKMSKSRGNVVDPDDLVSEYGADTVRAFLMFIAPWEIGGPWDSQGINGPSKWLARVWNLFFEEKVSGPEEKMTDADVRFAVHSALKKVGDDFERMSFNTIISTLMELTNALVKAKRSPVYGTPVWDEALDIFNRMLAPVVPHIAEEIWSERGKEGSVHTAQWPAVDEAAAVRDTVTIGVQVSGKVRGEVSISKTATQEEALGAARDNAEVAKYLEGKTVVKEIYVPGRIINIVVK, encoded by the coding sequence GCGCCCGGCGAGAAGTTCTACGCCCTGACCATGTTCCCCTATCCCAGCGGCAACCTACACATCGGGCACTGGTACGCCAACGTCGCGCCCGACGCCCGCGCCCGCTGGCTGCGGATGCGCGGGTACAACGTGCTGTTTCCGATGGGCTTCGACTCGTTCGGCCTGCCCGCCGAGAACGCCGCCATCAAGCATGGCATCAACCCCGCCGACTGGACGTACAAGAACATCGAGCACATGACGGGGCAGTTTCAGCGCATGGGGACGATGATCGACTGGAGCCGCCAGTTTGCGACCTCCGACCCCGAGTACTACCGCTGGAACCAGTGGTTTTTCATTCAGATGTACAAGCGCGGGCTGGCCTACAAGAAGGGCGGCCTGGTCAACTGGTGCCCCAAAGACCAGACCGTGCTGGCGAACGAACAGGTCGTGAACGGCCACTGCGAGCGCTGCGGCAGCCCCGTGGAGCGGCGCAACCTGAGCCAGTGGTACCTGAAAATCACCGACTACGCCGACGAACTGCTGGACTTCTCGCACACCGACATGCCCGAAAAGGTGCGGGCCATGCAGACCAACTGGATCGGCAAATCGGTCGGCGCGGAAGTCACCTTCGACACGCCCGTGGGGGGCGAAACGGTGTTCACCACCCGCCCCGACACGCTGATGGGCGCGACCTTCATGGTGCTGGCCCCCGAACATGCCAAGGTCGCGGCGCTGACCACCGACGAGCAGCGCGGCGCGGTGGAAGCCTACGTGGAAGCCGCCGGGCGCAAGACCGACGTGGAGCGCCAGCAGGAAGGCGAGAAAACCGGCGTCTGGACGGGCAGTTACGCCACCCACCCGGTCACGGGCGAGCCGTTGCCCATCTGGATTGCCGACTATGTTCTGGTCACCTACGGCACCGGCTCCATCATGGCTGTGCCCGCCCACGACGAGCGTGATTTCGCCTTTGCAAAGGCGTTCGGCCTGCCCATCAAGGAAGTCATCCGGCCCGAAGGCGCAGAAGGCATGGGCGAGAATCCCGAAGCCCCCTATTCCGGCGAAGGCCACATCGTGAACTCCAGCGAGTTCGACGGGATGCCCGGCGGCAAAGCGAGCATCACGGCCATCGTCGCCAAGCTGGAAGGGCGCGGCATCGCCAGGGCCAAGACCACCTACCGCCTGCGCGACTGGCTGTTTGCCCGCCAGCGGTACTGGGGCACGCCGATTCCCTTCGTCCACTGCCCCGAACACGGCGCGCAGCCCGTCCCCGAAGACCAGTTGCCGGTCAAGCTGCCGAAGGACGTGGAATTCACCCCCACCGGCCAGAGTCCCCTGAAGCTGGACGCGGAATGGAAGGCCACCACCTGCCCCGTCTGCGGCGGCCCCGCCGAGCGCGACACCGACACGATGGACACCTTCGTGGACTCCAGCTGGTACATGTACCGCTACCTGTCGCCCGACTACCATGAAGGGCCGTTCGACCCCAGCAAGGCGGGGCTGCTGCCCGTTGACCTGTACACCGGGGGCATCGAGCACGCGATTTTGCACCTGCTGTACTCCCGTTTCTGGACGAAGGTGATGCGCGACATGGGCCTGACCACGCAGCACGAGCCGTTCGCCCAGTTGCGCAACCAGGGCATGATTCTGGGCGAGGACGGCGAAAAGATGTCCAAGTCGCGTGGCAACGTCGTAGACCCCGACGACCTGGTGAGCGAGTACGGGGCCGACACCGTGCGGGCCTTCCTGATGTTCATCGCGCCGTGGGAAATTGGCGGCCCCTGGGACTCGCAGGGCATCAACGGCCCCTCCAAGTGGCTGGCCCGCGTCTGGAACCTGTTCTTCGAGGAAAAAGTCAGTGGCCCCGAGGAAAAGATGACGGACGCCGACGTGCGCTTTGCCGTTCACTCGGCACTGAAAAAAGTGGGCGACGACTTCGAGCGCATGAGCTTCAACACCATCATTTCCACGCTGATGGAACTGACGAACGCGCTGGTCAAGGCCAAGCGCAGCCCCGTGTACGGCACGCCCGTCTGGGACGAGGCGCTGGACATCTTCAACCGGATGCTGGCCCCCGTCGTGCCCCACATCGCCGAGGAAATCTGGAGTGAGCGCGGCAAAGAAGGCAGTGTCCACACCGCCCAGTGGCCTGCCGTAGACGAGGCAGCCGCCGTGCGCGACACCGTGACCATCGGCGTGCAGGTCAGCGGCAAGGTGCGCGGCGAGGTCAGCATTTCCAAGACCGCCACCCAGGAAGAAGCGCTGGGCGCGGCGCGGGACAACGCCGAAGTCGCCAAATACCTGGAAGGCAAGACGGTGGTCAAGGAGATTTACGTGCCAGGGCGGATTATCAACATCGTGGTGAAGTAG